The Numida meleagris isolate 19003 breed g44 Domestic line unplaced genomic scaffold, NumMel1.0 unplaced_Scaffold250, whole genome shotgun sequence genome includes a window with the following:
- the HSPA12B gene encoding heat shock 70 kDa protein 12B, with the protein MEVHGDGGARGPPSGQSPRSPLTPTPLPGGPYGAVGVDVAFEQLLCRIFGEDFISSFKAKRPAAWVDLSIAFEARKRAAAPWRCTPVNISLPFSFIDFYRKHRGHSVETALRRSNVNLVKWSSQGMLRMSAEAMSELFQPTITRIIQHIGTGGRGGLTLPVPPGAASGHPSLPGTPRGGEPHVGTPPTRTATASGAHVAPRFPRHRVGLRLGTMSIHGP; encoded by the exons ATGGAGGTGCACGGGGACGGGGGTGCACGGGGACCCCCGTCGGGGCAGAGCCCCCGCAGCCCCCTGACCCCCACCCCGCTGCCAGGGGGTCCGTACGGGGCCGTGGGGGTGGACGTGGCCTTCGAGCAGCTGCTGTGCCGCATCTTCGGGGAGGATTTCATCAGCAGCTTCAAGGCCAAGCGCCCGGCCGCCTGGGTGGACCTGAGCATCGCCTTCGAGGCGCGGAAGCGCGCGGCCGCCCCATGGCGCTGCACCCCCGTCAacatctccctgcccttctcCTTCATCGACTTCTACCGCAAGCACCGCGGGCACAGCGTGGAGACGGCGCTGCGCAGGAGCAA CGTGAACCTGGTGAAGTGGTCGTCGCAGGGGATGCTGCGGATGTCTGCGGAGGCCATGAGCGAGCTGTTCCAGCCCACCATCACCCGCATCATCCAGCACATCGGTacgggggggagggggggactGACCCTCCCGGTGCCACCTGGGGCTGCGAGTGGGCACCCATCGCTCCCTGGGACACCCCGAGGTGGGGAACCCCACGTGGGTACCCCCCCCACACGCACAGCCACAGCGAGCGGTGCCCACGTTGCGCCCCGCTTCCCCCGGCACCGTGTGGGGCTGAGGCTGGGAACCATGAGCATCCATGGCCCCTGA